A single Cnuibacter physcomitrellae DNA region contains:
- the guaD gene encoding guanine deaminase encodes MSTKAIRGTFLDFIDDPWKHVGDEHAATRFLVDGLLVIEDGIIKDFGPYDALADRWAELEVTEIRDRIIVPGFIDGHIHFPQTRVLGAYGEQLLPWLQKWVFPEERKYADREYAQAGAVRFFDNLLASGTTTIQAFTSSAPVCTEELFEEASRRNMRVIAGITAIDKNAPDWFTISPEEFYTAATEQIERYHGKGRNLYAITPRFAFGATKELLETCRRLKQENPDLWVHTHISENPAEIRGVLAIHDDCTDYLGMYEKYDLVGPKFTGGHGVWLSNDEFRRISDKGAAVTFCPCSNLYLGSGLFRLGRATDPEHRVKLTFGTDMGGGNRFSMLNVLEDAYKVGMLNNTILDGSIVPSEQDLAESERNKLSPFRAFWSITQGGAEALYIDEYVGNFDIGKEADFVALDWTAGPPANAWHASLLVEEGGPQTVEQAGELLFSIMMVSDERAVDETWVAGERLYKKA; translated from the coding sequence ATGAGCACCAAGGCGATCAGGGGGACGTTCCTCGACTTCATCGACGACCCATGGAAGCACGTCGGCGACGAGCACGCCGCCACGCGCTTCCTGGTCGACGGACTTCTCGTGATCGAGGACGGGATCATCAAGGACTTCGGTCCGTACGACGCGCTGGCCGATCGGTGGGCCGAGCTCGAGGTGACCGAGATCCGCGACCGGATCATCGTGCCGGGCTTCATCGACGGCCACATCCACTTCCCGCAGACCCGCGTCCTCGGCGCCTACGGAGAGCAGCTGCTGCCGTGGCTGCAGAAGTGGGTGTTCCCGGAGGAGCGCAAGTACGCCGACCGCGAGTACGCGCAGGCGGGGGCGGTGCGGTTCTTCGACAACCTCCTCGCGTCGGGCACCACCACCATCCAGGCGTTCACGAGCTCGGCTCCGGTCTGCACCGAGGAGCTGTTCGAGGAGGCGAGCCGCCGCAACATGCGCGTGATCGCCGGGATCACCGCGATCGACAAGAACGCCCCCGACTGGTTCACGATCTCGCCGGAGGAGTTCTACACCGCGGCGACCGAGCAGATCGAGCGCTACCACGGCAAGGGCCGCAACCTCTACGCGATCACCCCGCGCTTCGCGTTCGGTGCCACGAAGGAGCTCCTCGAGACCTGCCGTCGCCTCAAGCAGGAGAACCCCGACCTCTGGGTGCACACGCACATCAGCGAGAACCCGGCCGAGATCCGCGGGGTGCTCGCCATCCACGACGACTGCACCGACTACCTCGGCATGTACGAGAAGTACGACCTGGTCGGCCCGAAGTTCACCGGCGGCCACGGCGTGTGGCTCTCGAACGACGAGTTCCGCCGGATCTCCGACAAGGGCGCCGCGGTCACCTTCTGCCCCTGCTCCAACCTGTACCTCGGGTCGGGACTGTTCCGCCTGGGTCGTGCCACGGATCCGGAGCACCGCGTGAAGCTCACGTTCGGCACCGACATGGGCGGCGGCAACCGGTTCAGCATGCTCAACGTGCTGGAGGATGCGTACAAGGTCGGCATGCTCAACAACACGATCCTCGACGGCAGCATCGTGCCGAGCGAGCAGGACCTGGCCGAGTCGGAGCGCAACAAGCTCTCCCCCTTCCGCGCGTTCTGGTCGATCACCCAGGGCGGCGCCGAGGCTCTCTACATCGACGAGTACGTCGGCAACTTCGACATCGGCAAGGAGGCCGACTTCGTCGCCCTCGACTGGACCGCCGGCCCGCCCGCCAACGCCTGGCATGCCTCCCTCCTCGTGGAGGAGGGCGGACCGCAGACCGTCGAGCA